In the genome of Dioscorea cayenensis subsp. rotundata cultivar TDr96_F1 unplaced genomic scaffold, TDr96_F1_v2_PseudoChromosome.rev07_lg8_w22 25.fasta BLBR01001308.1, whole genome shotgun sequence, one region contains:
- the LOC120256152 gene encoding LOW QUALITY PROTEIN: methylcrotonoyl-CoA carboxylase subunit alpha, mitochondrial-like (The sequence of the model RefSeq protein was modified relative to this genomic sequence to represent the inferred CDS: inserted 3 bases in 2 codons; deleted 2 bases in 1 codon) — MRTARRLGIRTVGVYNDADRESLHVRSADEAVRIGPPPARESYLNASAIVKAAPRTDPHLCFSLILAENFQLFQMKQWKPNHYNQIQKFLLTLLMAIHLGYDFLLESADFVTLHNFVKVKDYHLLGLHYLPSDIDITSSGTASKRIMNAAGVPLVPGYHGDEQSIDYLKAEAEAEKIGYPILIKSTHGGGGGGKGMRIVQGSDEFVEALLGAQREAAASFGISTXLLEKYITQPRHIEVQVFGDKHGNVVHLYERDYCVQRRHQKIIEEAPTPNVVKEFRSXLGEAAVSATKAVGYHNAGTVEFIMDTTSGQFYFMELNTRLQVEHPVAEMIVGQDLVEWQIRVANGEPLPLTQSEIPVGGHAFEARIYAENVPRGFLPATGKLHHYHPVSVTPSDL; from the exons ATGAGGACTGCGCGGCGGCTTGGGATTCGGACCGTCGGCGTTTACAATGATGCCGACAGGGAGAGTCTTCATGTGAGGTCTGCGGATGAGGCGGTTCGGATTGGCCCTCCACCTGCCCGGGAAAGCTACCTCAATGCCTCCGCCATCGTTAAGGCTGCTCCGCGGACTG ATCCACATTTATGTTTTAGTCTTATTTTGGCTGAAAATTTCCAGTTGTTTCAGATGAAACAG TGGAAACCGAATCACTATAATCAAATACAGAAATTTCTGTTAACTCTATTAATG GCTATCCATCTAGgctatgattttttattagagaGTGCCGACTTTGTCACTTTGCACAACTTTGTCAAAGTGAAGGACTATCATTTATTGGGCCTCCATTATCTGCCATCG GACATTGACATTACATCTTCTGGTACTGCATCAAAGAGGATCATGAATGCAGCTGGGGTACCACTTGTGCCTGGCTATCATGGTGATGAACAAAGCATTGACTACTTAAAGGCTGAG GCTGAAGCTGAAAAAATTGGATATCCTATCCTCATAAAGTCCACacatggtggtggtggtggtggtaag ggGATGAGGATAGTCCAGGGATCAGATGAATTTGTTGAAGCCTTACTGGGAGCTCAGCGTGAAGCTGCTGCCTCTTTTGGCATAAGTA ATTTGTTAGAGAAATATATCACTCAACCTAGACATATAGAAGTCCAG GTGTTTGGAGACAAGCATGGGAATGTCGTACATTTATATGAAAGAGATTACTGTGTGCAAAGAAGACACCAAAAGATAATCGAAGAGGCTCCAACA CCAAATGTAGTTAAGGAGTTCCGCTC CTTAGGTGAAGCTGCTGTCTCTGCTACAAAG GCCGTAGGCTACCACAATGCTGGAACTGTGGAATTTATAATGGACACAACTTCAGGCCAATTCTATTTCATGGAGCTGAATACACGTCTGcag GTTGAACATCCAGTAGCTGAGATGATTGTTGGTCAAGATCTTGTGGAATGGCAGATTCGTGTTGCAAATGGAGAACCCCTTCCCTTGACCCAATCAGAAATTCCTGTGGGAG GGCATGCTTTTGAAGCTCGGATATATGCTGAAAATGTACCCAGAGGATTCCTTCCTGCTACTGGAAAGTTGCATCACTATCATCCAGTTTCTGTGACACCATCAG atttatga